GCGAGCCACAATCGCCTTGGGATAGTAGTACTCGATGCCATTAAGGCTCCATACATGAATGTTATTCTTCGGAACCCCCTGCTTCTCAATTGCTCCTAAGTCGGCACTGTAAACTTTATCCAAGACCACGAAAAGTCGCTCACGAAACGGACTTGAGTGAAGATCGCCAAATGCCTGCTTAATGATTTCGATTTTCTTCGGAACTCCGCCATCCCCGTCCGCCTTGACAATAGCGACGGTTCTGTCGGGAATCGAGAGCGAGAAAACTTTCCGTAAATATGCGATGTCGCAATCACCCTCAACGATTACTATCGCTGAAGGCAGGAACAAGCTCTCTAAGTGATTGCCGAGCATATTCAGCTGGAGGTCGTGAAGCTCGCTGAATGATTTGATGCCCGCGATGCTGATTGTGTTATCGAGCTTAGTCACAACGAAGTTGTTGGACAGATTTCGCTTATCTAAAAACAGGTGGGAATGCGTTGCCAAGATGACGTGCTTGAGGTGAGGAAAATTTGCTTCCAATTCGCCGCTATTGCAAAAGAAATTGCTGAGAATCCCTTGTATGCGAGGGCTAAGGCCTATTTCCGGTTCGTCGATTAGCACCGTATGGAATCTTTTGTCGAGCAATACGCCCAGTAGTGTCATGAGAAGTCGTGTTCCACTGCTCGCGTACCGAAGATTCTGGCCATCCATTGCGACGTAGTATGGACTCAGGAGGTTGCCCGGGTCAGACATGCGAAGTTCAAATTTGTTGCCAAGGAGAGATTCTGCAACCTTGAATAGTTGTTTACGTTCGCTGTCGTTGAGTGACGCTATTATGCGATCCAAAGTAAGTTCGCAGCCCTCGGTATTCATCCGCGCGGCAACGAAATTATTCTCAAAGTTCCGGTAAATCTGGCGATGCTCATCTCTCGCAATCGAGCGAGAGTTTAATTGGTCAATTTGCGAAAAGCGGCTGCATCCCAGCAGGTATCCTTCACAACCTACAATCTTCTGTATGTGCTTCAGCAGAAAACTTTTTCCGCCATTGTTAGGCCCTGAAAGAACGGTCAGACGACCGGCCTTCCTATCTTCCCAAAACGTGTCGACAGGCGGATTGAAAGCTATGGGACTTACTTCAATGTCTGCGAACGCGATAGAATTGTTCACGAATCGCATGGTGCCAGTTGCGACATTAGTGTGCGGCTCAACTTGCCCGATCGAAGCGAGGTACTGGAGATTGTCGAACGTGCATGGTCCGTTCCAAGTTACGCTGCGACCATCAAAGTAATACCAATCATCGCCGCTGCTGTGCATTGGAACCGCCATGCTCTGGTTGAGACCTGCGACTTAAAGAATCGCTTTAAGATACAATGGCGTCGACTTCTCTGCGAGTGAGTCAATTCAAGCCAGCCCACCAACGCCCCCTCCGTGGAGCGTTGCGGGCGACTAGCTTCCCGGGGCGATCAGCCTGGGCCGCCGGGGATGCCCCCTTCGAAGGTCATCCTTTCGAGCAGCTTGGCACCGTTCTTGTCGATGCTCGTCAGCAAATCGACTTCACGGCTTCGGCCGCCGAACTGTTGCGAAGCGAAGCTGGCGTCGAGCGTGGCAATCGCTTTGCCGCCGGAACCGACCCCAGCCATTTCGCCGGCGTTAGCAATAGCGGGGTCCAAGCGGTCGCGTTCGAACGTCGCTTGCGCGTCGATCTTGGCTTGAGCTTCCGCCGCTGCGGCCTTTGCTTCCTCGCGAGACGAAGCCGCAGCAGCCTTCGCGGCGTCAACCTTGGCGCGGGCGGCGTCAATCGCTGCTTGCGCTTCCTTGTTCGCCGCCGAGTCTGCGGCGTTCATATCGCCGCCAATGATGCCGGCGGCACCGGCGTCGGTCTGGCGACTGCGATTGCGGTCGGCTTCGGCCGCCGCTTCCCGGGCAGCAGAGCGGGCCGCTGCGGCCCCCGAACGGTTGCCTTTTTCTTCCTCGGCTTTCGCCACTATGTCGGCGTTCTTTGCAGCAACGTCTTTTTCAACTTTGTTGATATAGACTTCGTTACTGCCGCCGATATCGATGGTGTATTCGCGAATCTTGAGTGCCATTTTCTGGAACAAAGCAATGACGCGATTCGTTGCTCGCAACGTTGCCGAAACGATGTCGGTCCAGACGTTAGCGAACCAAACCCCCACGTTGTCGATCGTGGACGCGAAGAATTCGACGGTGTGCGACCAACTGCGCTCGACCATTCCCCAGACGGCGTTCACGCCAAGCAGCATTCCGCCCCAGACGGAGTGCCACACGTTCGCGATGCCGGCCAAGGCATTATGCCACGTCTCGCGGATGCCTTGCGTGCCCTGAAGCCAGAGCAATTGCAGCCCTGCCCAAAGCACTTCGCCCGCTTGCTGAACGTCGCCGGCCATAAGGGCATCGGCCATGCCGCCGAACGTCGCCGTTACCGTTTCGAATAGCCCCGCCATATAGGTCCGGCCCATCTCGGTCGACGTGGCGAACCAATAGCCGAGCGCGGCCAACGCTGTGACGGCTAGACCGATTGGCGAAAGCATCGCGCCGATAACTGCGGAAACTGCTGCGAAGGCGGACACGAAACCGCCGACAGCCATTGATGCTAAGCCGAACGCGGCACCGATCGTTAGCAGCGCCGCGGCCCCGCCGACAATCGCCGTGATGGTCCAAAATACTGTCGTGGCAAGCGAAGCGTTTTCGCGAACGAAGTTGGCGACGTAAGGAACGGCGTCGTTCATCGCTTGCAGGAAACCGGTGAACATCGGCAGCAAGGCTTGACCGAACGGCCGCACCGCTAACGCGATGCCCGCTTTGAACCGGGCCCAAAGCCCGTCGGCGGTTCCGTTGACCCGCTTCAAGAGCCCGTGGAATCGACCGCCTTCGCTGGTTGCAGACTGGAACGCTTCGGCAACTTCGCCAGCGGCGATGCCGCCCGATTCCATCCGCTTAGCCAAAGACTTCATGTCTTCGCCGGTGGTGCGGCTGATTTCTTGCAGCGGGTTGAAGCCCGCTTCCACCATCTGCAAGACTTCCTGCGCCATGAGGCGACCTTTCGCTTGGACCTGCCCAAACGCCAAGGCTAAGCGGCTTAGCTTCTCCGAGTCGCCGGCGGCGACTTCGGCGAGATTCTGAACGATCGGAATCACCTTGCCGGCTTCAACGCCAAAGCCCAACATGGTTCGCGTTGCTTCCTGCAACGTTTCAACCGAGTAGGGCGAGACGGTCGCGAACTTTTCGAGACTCGTCAAAATTCGCTTCGTCTCATCGGCTGAGCCCGTGAAGGTTTCGAACTGCGCAGTTGCCGATTGCAGATTGGCGGCGAGCTTTACCGGCCACAGCAGAGCCGCACCGGCCCCCGCGCCCACCAGCAAACGTTGAATACCGGCGAACCCGCCGCCGGCGGCACCGAACGAACCGACGTTGCGGAAGCTCGCGCCGATCTTCGCGAGCTTTGATTGCATTTTGTTCAGCCCTTGGCTGACTTTGTCTTGGAGCGAAAGCGTAATTACCGCTTTCCCTGAATCGAGTGTTGCCCTACTAGGCATATATCTAAGGGCGTAGCGCCCTTCCCCTTAATGTTTGAAGAATCAGAATGTTGCGGCGCAGGGGGAAGGGCGCGCCCGAAGTGATTAGCCAGCGGCGCTGGCTAGAAGTTGTTTGACGCCGCCTTCAATCGTTCCCGCGATTGCGGCGGAGTATGCCGGCGACCTCATGTCGGCGAGAATTTCCGCGCCAACGCGCTGCATCGCATCTTGATAGTTTTCGAAGGTCTGGCGGATGAACTCACGCGATGCGAGGGGGGCCCAAAGAGCGAAAGCTTCGGCTAACGCACGGTGCGCTGCGGCGAAAACGTCGCCGTCGATCGAATCGAAGAACGCGTCTTCAGTGACGCCGAGCGTTTCGGCTTGACGCTTTACGAGCGTCCACAGAATCTTGCCGAACGTGTAAGGGTCTGCCTGAAGGGCGCAGACCGTTTCGACGTGGTCCGGTGCACCTAGGTCGATGAAGCACCGCGACTTGATCGAATGGACCGAACCCATGCTAAGTTGCAGTGACCACTCGTGACCGCCAGCGTTGAACGTATTGCTATACATTGAAAGTTCTCTTGTGGGAGTGAAAGTAAAACCGAGCGAGCGCCGCGCAAAGGAAACAACAAAACGACGCCCGCCCGGCAGCGAAAAGGGTTACGAAGTGAACACGCCGAACAGCGAAGCCGTCGCGGCAGTAACTTTGAAGGCTTTAAGGTCCAACTGCGTTCCCGCAACTACCGGCATGCCGGTAACGCCAGTGCCATCGCTGTTGAGGATGGAAACTTCGCCGACCGTGCCGACGTAAATGAACTCAAGCGAATCCGGTAGCGGCTCGTCGCTAGGCACGATTTGGCGGACATAGCCGCCAGCTTTGAAAGTTGTCATGGTGATTTTCCCCCTTTAATGGGTTGGTTGGAGCGGCGGGGCGGGGGAAGGACGCCCATCCGCGGAAATGAAACTAGGCCGCCGGCTTAGTGCCGAACGGACGGAAACTGCCTTGGCTCATGCGAATGCCTTTGCGGGGATTCGCCTTGGCTTCGCTGGCGTCGACTTGCGTTTTCAACTCGTCGATATCCTGCGACAGCTTTTTAAGCTCAGCGATTTTCACCGCATCGGCGGCTTGCTGTGCTGCCAGTTGCTTAGCCTTCGCGCCTTTGTCGACTACTGGCGCGGCGGGTTTCGCCGGAGTAGCTTTCTTAGCCAGGTGACGGTTCACCGCGTCGCGAGGCGTGTCGACGCCGACACGATAATCAGCGACCCGTTCGCCATCGACGAACATGACGCCTTCGTTGATGACGCAGCCGCGATTGAACCGCGACGGTCGATTGTCTTGAATCAGATTGAAACGAGTATCCAGAACCATCTTCTCTCTTTCCTTAGTGTTGAAGGCTTTGCGGCGACGCGGCTCGGAGCTAGAACACCGCGTCGCCGCTCGACCTTTGTCGCCGTCAACGAGACGGCGACGTTCCTATTCCGACTAGCAGCCGGCGAGCCGTTTCACGACCGTCGCCAGTGCGGCTTCGGCGTCAGCAACACGGGCCTTGCCCGTGGTCACTTCCGCCACCGCGGCTTGGTGTTGCTCGACGGCGGTTCCGGCCTTCGCGTTCGCGGCTTGCCACTCCGACGATTGCCGAACTAAGTGGCTGAATGCGACCTTGGCCGCTTCGCCGTTGTCCGGGTAAGCCGGTTGCGATTCGACGCTTACGCCAGCGGCGTTGAGCTTCACAACCACCGCCTTTTCAGTTTCAACAAGTCCTTCGTCGCAGGTTTCCCGGAATGTCTTCAACTCGCCAGCCCGAATCGTAGCGCGCTCGACGAACTCGCGTTGCAGCAGCACGGCACGTTGCGACAACGTCAGTTCGCTGCGGTTGATGGCTTCGCGACGAGTCGCCAGCTGTTCGACGGTCACGGTTTCAGGGTTGTCGCAGCAGTGTGCCTTGGCTTCGGCATACTTCACGGCGTCGGCGTTCCACGCCGAGACGGACTCATTGTGCCCGGCGTCATCGGCCAAGCAGCCGGGGGTTAGGCCGGCTTCAACGACTGCCATGGCCCGCGGCTTCACGAAGCCGACAATCTGCGGCTTTGCCGTGACCGCGACCGGAGCGGTCGGCAGCGGGGCAGCAGCGACGACGGGGCCGGGGTTGGCCGCCAGCGTCTCGGCGGCTTCGGCGCGAGCGGCGGCGCGCTCGGTTTTATCTGCCAGGAGCGTCGCCTGCTGGGGAGTGAGGGTTGCCGGCGCGACCGGCTTCGGGGGAGACATGACACTCATACAAAAACCTCTTCTAGAATGGTGCCGGTGTTCGCCGCGGCGCGCGGGTCGCCAACATGGTCGACCACTGATTTAGTTAGCAATCGTTACAATCGAATCCGCCGGACCAGACCCGGACGGACTCATATAGGGGGCCTCTTCCGGCTGCCCCGTCGCGTGGGTTCAAAAAGTAGTACCTACCCTATGGCCATTGAGGATTGGCCTGTCTCACTTTGAGGCGC
This sequence is a window from Lacipirellula parvula. Protein-coding genes within it:
- a CDS encoding ATP-dependent nuclease, whose amino-acid sequence is MHSSGDDWYYFDGRSVTWNGPCTFDNLQYLASIGQVEPHTNVATGTMRFVNNSIAFADIEVSPIAFNPPVDTFWEDRKAGRLTVLSGPNNGGKSFLLKHIQKIVGCEGYLLGCSRFSQIDQLNSRSIARDEHRQIYRNFENNFVAARMNTEGCELTLDRIIASLNDSERKQLFKVAESLLGNKFELRMSDPGNLLSPYYVAMDGQNLRYASSGTRLLMTLLGVLLDKRFHTVLIDEPEIGLSPRIQGILSNFFCNSGELEANFPHLKHVILATHSHLFLDKRNLSNNFVVTKLDNTISIAGIKSFSELHDLQLNMLGNHLESLFLPSAIVIVEGDCDIAYLRKVFSLSIPDRTVAIVKADGDGGVPKKIEIIKQAFGDLHSSPFRERLFVVLDKVYSADLGAIEKQGVPKNNIHVWSLNGIEYYYPKAIVARAFSCDVSQVGAIDLERGTIEYNGLRRSKKQLASFVVDEFATAPELHDELADLIGKVAAACG
- a CDS encoding tape measure protein, giving the protein MQSKLAKIGASFRNVGSFGAAGGGFAGIQRLLVGAGAGAALLWPVKLAANLQSATAQFETFTGSADETKRILTSLEKFATVSPYSVETLQEATRTMLGFGVEAGKVIPIVQNLAEVAAGDSEKLSRLALAFGQVQAKGRLMAQEVLQMVEAGFNPLQEISRTTGEDMKSLAKRMESGGIAAGEVAEAFQSATSEGGRFHGLLKRVNGTADGLWARFKAGIALAVRPFGQALLPMFTGFLQAMNDAVPYVANFVRENASLATTVFWTITAIVGGAAALLTIGAAFGLASMAVGGFVSAFAAVSAVIGAMLSPIGLAVTALAALGYWFATSTEMGRTYMAGLFETVTATFGGMADALMAGDVQQAGEVLWAGLQLLWLQGTQGIRETWHNALAGIANVWHSVWGGMLLGVNAVWGMVERSWSHTVEFFASTIDNVGVWFANVWTDIVSATLRATNRVIALFQKMALKIREYTIDIGGSNEVYINKVEKDVAAKNADIVAKAEEEKGNRSGAAAARSAAREAAAEADRNRSRQTDAGAAGIIGGDMNAADSAANKEAQAAIDAARAKVDAAKAAAASSREEAKAAAAEAQAKIDAQATFERDRLDPAIANAGEMAGVGSGGKAIATLDASFASQQFGGRSREVDLLTSIDKNGAKLLERMTFEGGIPGGPG
- a CDS encoding spike base protein, RCAP_Rcc01079 family; the encoded protein is MTTFKAGGYVRQIVPSDEPLPDSLEFIYVGTVGEVSILNSDGTGVTGMPVVAGTQLDLKAFKVTAATASLFGVFTS